In Pseudomonas campi, the sequence ATGCGCTGACCGGCGAAGGCTTCGACTACGCCGTGCTCAAGGACTATGCCGACCGCCTGCAGCTACAGCTGCAGCGGGTCAAGGACGTGGGCAAGGTCGAGCTACTCGGCCTGCAGGACGAGAAGATCTGGATCGAGCTGTCCAACGTCAAGCTGGCCACCCTCGGCCTGCCCCTGGCGGCCGTACAGCAGGCGCTGGAAGAGCAGAACGCGGTAGCTTCTTCGGGTTTCTTCGAGGCCAGTACTGACCGTATTCAACTGCGGGTTTCCGGCAGCTTCGAGACGGTCGACGAGATCCGCAACTTCCCCATGCGCATTGGCGACCGCACCTTCCGCATCGGCGACGTGGCCGAGGTGTTTCGCGGTTTCAATGACCCACCCGCGCCACGCATGCGCTTCATGGATCAGAATGCCATTGGCCTGGCTGTGTCGATGAAGGCTGGCGGCGACATCCTGGTGCTCGGCGAAGCCCTCGAACAGGAATTCGCCCGCCTGCAGCAGACCCTGCCGGTCGGCATGGAACTGAGCAAGGTCTCCGATCAGCCGGCGGCGGTAAAAACCGGGGTTGGCGAGTTCGTCCAGGTGCTGGCCGAAGCGCTGGTCATCGTGTTGCTGGTGAGCTTCTTCTCCCTTGGCCTGCGTACCGGCCTGGTGGTCGCGCTGTCGATCCCGCTGGTGCTGGCGATGACCTTCGCCACCATGTACTACTTCAATATCGGCCTGCACAAGATCTCTCTCGGCGCCCTGGTGCTGGCCCTCGGCCTGCTGGTGGATGACGCGATCATTGCCGTGGAGATGATGGCGATCAAGATGGAGCAGGGTTACGACCGGCTCAAGGCGGCCAGTTTCGCCTGGACCAGCACGGCATTCCCGATGCTCACCGGCACCCTGATCACCGCCGCCGGCTTCCTGCCGATTGCCACCGCGCAATCCGGCACCGGCGAGTACACCCGCTCGATCTTCCAGGTGGTGGCCATCGCCCTGATCGTGTCCTGGATCGCCGCCGTGGTGTTCGTGCCGTACCTGGGCGACCGGCTGCTGCCGGACCTGGCCAAGCTGCATGCGAAGAAGCATGGCGGCAGCGCCGGCGGCCATGATCCCTACTCGACCACCTTCTACCAGACGGTGCGCGAAGTGGTGGAGTGGTGCGTGCGCCGCCGGCGCACGGTGATCCTGGTGACCATCGGCCTGTTCGTTGCCTCGGTGCTGCTGTTCCGCTTCATTCCGCAGCAGTTCTTCCCGGCATCCGGGCGTCTTGAACTAATGGTCGACCTGAAACTCACCGAGGGCTCGTCGCTCAAGGCCACCGAGGAACAGGTCAAGCGCCTGGAGGCCATGCTCAAGGGGCGCGAGGGCGTCGACAACTACGTGGCCTACGTGGGCACTGGTTCGCCGCGCTTCTACCTGCCGCTGGACCAGCAACTGCCGGCGACCCGTTTCGCCCAAGTGGTGGTGCTGGCCAAGTCGATCGAGGACCGCGAAGCACTGCGCACCTGGTTGATCGAGGTGATGAACGAAGACTTCCCCACTGTGCGCAGCCGTGTCTCGCGCCTGGAGAACGGCCCACCGGTAGGCTTCCCGATCCAGTTCCGCATCTCCGGCGAGCATATCGACGAGGTACGGGCGATAGCCCGCCAGGTCGCCGACAAGGTGCGCGAGAACAGCCATGTGTCCAACGTGCACCTGAACTGGGAAGAACCGAGCAAGGTGGTCTACCTCAACATCGACCAGGAGCGTGCCCGTGCCCTCGGTGTGAGCACCGCCGATGTCTCGCGCTTCCTGCAGAGTTCGCTGTCCGGCTCCAGCGTCAGCCAGTTTCGTGAGGGTAACGAGCTGATCGAGATCCTCCTGCGTGGCACCGTGCGTGAACGCCAGGAGCTGGAACTGCTACCGAGCCTGGCGGTGCCGATCAGCAATGGCAAGAGCGTGGCGCTGTCGCAGATTGCCACCCTGGAATACGGTTTCGAGGAAGGCGTGATCTGGCACCGTGACCGCCTGCCGACCGTCACCGTGCTCGGTGATATCTATGGCGGTGAACAGCCGGCCGGTCTGGTCAAACAGATCATGCCGACCCTGCAGCCGATCCGCGATGAGCTGCCCAATGGCTACCTGCTGGAAGTCGGCGGCACCGTCGAGGACTCGGCCCGCGGCCAGCAGTCGGTGAATGCCGGGATCCCGCTGTTCATCCTGGTGGTGATGACCCTGCTGGTGCTGCAACTGAAGAGCATCTCGCGCTCGGTGATGGTGTTCCTCACCGCCCCGCTGGGGCTGATCGGCGTGACCCTGTTCCTGCTGGTGTTCCAGCAGCCGTTCGGCTTCGTCGCTATGCTCGGTACCATCGCTCTGTCGGGGATGATCATGCGTAACTCGGTGATCCTTATCGACCAGATCGAGCAGGACATCG encodes:
- a CDS encoding efflux RND transporter permease subunit — translated: MSFNLSEWALRNRAVVLYLMLVIAVVGALSYTKLGQSEDPPFTFKAMVIRTDWPGATAEQVSRQITERIEKKVMETGDYQMVMSYSRPGESVVTFMARDNLVSKNIPELWYQIRKKVGDIRYTLPADIRGPFFNDEFGTTFGNIYALTGEGFDYAVLKDYADRLQLQLQRVKDVGKVELLGLQDEKIWIELSNVKLATLGLPLAAVQQALEEQNAVASSGFFEASTDRIQLRVSGSFETVDEIRNFPMRIGDRTFRIGDVAEVFRGFNDPPAPRMRFMDQNAIGLAVSMKAGGDILVLGEALEQEFARLQQTLPVGMELSKVSDQPAAVKTGVGEFVQVLAEALVIVLLVSFFSLGLRTGLVVALSIPLVLAMTFATMYYFNIGLHKISLGALVLALGLLVDDAIIAVEMMAIKMEQGYDRLKAASFAWTSTAFPMLTGTLITAAGFLPIATAQSGTGEYTRSIFQVVAIALIVSWIAAVVFVPYLGDRLLPDLAKLHAKKHGGSAGGHDPYSTTFYQTVREVVEWCVRRRRTVILVTIGLFVASVLLFRFIPQQFFPASGRLELMVDLKLTEGSSLKATEEQVKRLEAMLKGREGVDNYVAYVGTGSPRFYLPLDQQLPATRFAQVVVLAKSIEDREALRTWLIEVMNEDFPTVRSRVSRLENGPPVGFPIQFRISGEHIDEVRAIARQVADKVRENSHVSNVHLNWEEPSKVVYLNIDQERARALGVSTADVSRFLQSSLSGSSVSQFREGNELIEILLRGTVRERQELELLPSLAVPISNGKSVALSQIATLEYGFEEGVIWHRDRLPTVTVLGDIYGGEQPAGLVKQIMPTLQPIRDELPNGYLLEVGGTVEDSARGQQSVNAGIPLFILVVMTLLVLQLKSISRSVMVFLTAPLGLIGVTLFLLVFQQPFGFVAMLGTIALSGMIMRNSVILIDQIEQDIAAGQDRWHAIIEATVRRFRPIVLTALAAVLAMIPLSRSVFFGPMAVAIMGGLIVATALTLLFLPALYAAWFKVKEVEA